In Anabrus simplex isolate iqAnaSimp1 chromosome 4, ASM4041472v1, whole genome shotgun sequence, a single genomic region encodes these proteins:
- the LOC136871797 gene encoding uncharacterized protein produces the protein MIASLSTNEESSAGLAMSSSSVGQSAGLLSLAGDALCLAVTALRLSEPTKKTSSPAIVSLEEVAWHDNIADCWIVLYDRVYDITSFLSEHPGGEEILVEYAGRDATLAFNGIGHGAAMLQVLDKYLVGVLPESEHIFSRQEGKLGILKLTALLN, from the exons ATGATTGCGTCATTAAGTACCAACGAAGAGTCATCTGCTGGCTTAGCCATGTCATCTTCATCAGTGGGACAAAGT GCCGGTCTACTCTCGCTGGCTGGCGATGCACTCTGCCTTGCCGTTACGGCATTACGTCTCAGTGAGCCTACCAAGAAAACATCCTCTCCAGCCATTGTGTCCCTAGAAGAGGTAGCATGGCACGACAACATTGCCGACTGTTGGATCGTGCTCTATGACCGTGTCTACGATATCACCAGTTTCCTCTCAGAG CACCCTGGTGGCGAGGAGATCCTGGTGGAGTATGCTGGAAGAGATGCCACCCTGGCCTTCAATGGAATTGGTCACGGAGCCGCTATGCTCCAAGTGCTCGACAAGTATCTGGTGGGAGTTCTACCCGAGTCAGAGCATATCTTCTCCCGCCAAGAGGGGAAGCTAGGAATTCTCAAGCTGACTGCGCTCTTGAACTAG